taaaattctacACAACCCAAACAGTAATAAAAGACAACTTAGGTtctatttccttttttttctttcttttttctgggTTTTCTTTGTGGGATTTGAATgtataaagaaaatgaaatggcGGTAGTTTAATACAGGTGGGAAAACGCTTTGATTTTAGTGGGAAAATAGGGATTTCTTTTTAATGGCGCGAATTCACACCTCCTAACCCTGGGCTCTGAGAAAGATTGATTATGGAGATGAAGTGGGAAAAATATGAAGAATTGAAGAAGAAACTATTTTCCTTTAAtggagctttttttttttttttttttttttggagtaaGGTGCTGTGGACATAACTATGAAAAATCAAAGGGCTAGGCGCAAGTAGAAACCTGTAATCGATTCTCATTTATACACACTGAGCCGGGCCAAGACCCGGTTTTAAGAATTGGGTAAACTATAGACAATTggactaaactattagtaagtttatgtttttgaCACTTAActtcaaaatattataaattagtcATTAAACTATTCGAATGTTTTCATCTATGTCACTTGGCTGTTAAAATTGTTGTTGTACCAACCTTTTTTATTTACACTATTTATACCAATCAAAAGCTATCATTCTCCTTCTCTTTTATAGTTCAAGTTTTCTTTCATGAAATAGTTTTGAGCGTTAGGAATCTGTTAACTAAAATTCAAACAGTTTTTTTTCAAATCTTTGACGTTGATGTCAAATCGACTTAGATCTAAAGCATTTTTTCTACTCGTCAATGGGTATTGATCCATCGTACTCATCATTGAATTGTCGCTTGGAGCTCGCTCACAAAAAAAAAGACTTAATAACTCAGTGACCTAAATAAcaactttcaaataatttagtgacttagagttgaataattaaaatataaacttactaataatttagtataatttaccataaatttcttATTAAGTTTACCAAAATTTTaattatcaaaatatattaatattgatataaaattatttttaaacaaatgAACCAAGACATATTGAAAATATTAAACATAAGTCTGGCCCGAATTGGATCATGAACACTTCATCCAAAaagtgttttcttttttttttttttcatttaatcaaaatacaacGGTTTCAAATTATCTCATATTATTACTCAACAGTAAGattaataacatttcattcaGTATCAATTTGGAAAACAAATTTGATTACTTTAGGTAAAACTTACCTATTTGAatcgattttaaattttttaaaaaatatttaatgttttaaaattatttcactAATTGaatatataaaacatttattttatattataataaataaatatgctaatttaattataaatcaaaAATCAAACCAAACCAAATTTGAATCCATTCTCATGTTGGAATCCAAATAACATCAATTTTCAAAGTACATAGTTAACTTGAATAAGTCGAAAATTTTGAAGATAAAATCCTATCCAAAACTCATGTTGGAGTCCAAATAACATTGATTTTTAGCTATTGGTGACCATCGTTGGTAACAAAAACAAGATGATCACCATCTCTAATAACATCAATATCATCAATTTCAACTCCTTCTTTGGTCACCACTTTAGCACCAAAAATCCCAAATTTTTTAGCACCAATTTCAATGAACTCCTTAAAGGTCCCTGGTAGAACAATAAGCTTTCCATGGACATGTCCGATCTCGGGGCAACTAATTACCACTCGAGCAGAAGTAACAATGGAATCAGTGACACCTTTGTTTCGATTAACCGAAAGCAGTAAACCTTTCTCCCCGTTGCGTGCGGCCGACATTATTCCAAATAGTGAGTTGTGGAAGTTATTAGTCCGACGTCTTGGACGGGATTGGCTACATGATCCATCGGAAGTATCAATAGGTGCAGGACGGATGACCGGCTCACTCGTAAACCTCCCGAGAAATTGTTTCTCCGGGACAAACATGGAAGATTGATCAGTTTTCGTTTTCAGCTCTTTGCTGGATTCAAATATGGCTTTTATTTCTTCATGCCCTTGTTGCTCAGCTAGCTCACTCGGCGTCCAATGATGAACGTCAGGCTTGTTGATGTCAGCGCCTTGTTCCACAAGGAACTTGACGATTTCGATGTTGCCCTCACAAACTGCAGCGTGAAGAGCAGTGTGACCGTTGTGACTCGGGCATGTGACGTCGCCGCCGTAATAGATGATTTGTTTCAGCAAGGTTAAGTTGTTTTGTTCGGCGGCGGTGCAAGCGTAGTGACCGACATCTCCCGCATTGATGTTTGCCCCATTTTCTTTCAGCAGTTTGGCTACTTTATTATGGCCACCTAACAATGCTTCCCATAGTGGTACAATTCCTTCTGAATCTGTACAAATATGCTATCTCAAGTCCAAGATGAGTGTCGGATATTTGGAACATCATATACTCGCTCCCGACGTacataaacacatatatacatacatacatgcatgcatgcatgctttTGGAGGGTTATTGGAGGATCATATCCCAGGAACCATACAAAGTCCATAAAAAACAAATGACATGCATACATGCATACATGCATACatgcatacatgcatacatacatacattgaCAAAAGATGAACACAATAACAgaaggcaataacattaacaaGGGAACCATACAAAATCCAAATGACATacataaacacatatatacatccatgCATGCATGCATTTGGAGGGTTCTTGGAGAATCATATCCCGGGAACCATACAAAATCCATAAAAACCAAATGACATGCATGCATGCATTGACAAAAGATAAACACATTAGCACAAGGGAATGACATTAACAAGGGAATCATACAAAATCCAAATGGCATacataaacacatatatacatgCATGCTTTTGGAGGGTTCTTGGAGGATCATATCCCCAAACCCCGTATCCGAGTGTTAGACATGCATACTTCATAAAAAATGAAGAGTACGGAGAATACCTTTATAGTTAGGATCTGCACCGTAATACAGTAAGAGAAGAATGCAATTCTCACTTCCTTTTGATGCAGCTATATGCTAATTTCATACAAACAAACACAAAAAATGTTATAGAATAGCCACCACTGGCCTAAGAACTTAGGGTCCTAAATCGAATCAAAGagtaaataattttcacaaaccAGAGCTGTTCTTCCGTTGTTATCCGACTCATTAGGATCGAGCCCTCTTTTCAATAGCCGATGCAACAACGAGTCGTCTCCTCTTAGTGTGGCAAAGCAAAGATTGAGAGGTAAGTCCATTCTTCCTCGAGCTAGCATGTTCTCTGTCTCTTTTAAAATGCCTTGCATAATCGGATTGTCCGTGTCTTTCAAGTGCTGCACCAAGAAAGAACATTTCAAAATTCGGGTGATTTCGATGGATTATATCATTCATGATGTTATATCATTATGTATACCTGGAGGAGATTGTTCATGATTATTGTCCCATCTCCAACATTAGCTTGAATGATATTAAGGAATGTTGTTCGGTTTAGCCGTAGTAGTTGGCACAAGCGTTTTGTACGTACAGTAAAGAGCTGCGGCCTGTAGCAAAGTACACCTATCTCACCAAATATGTCACCTTCTTTTGCCTCTCCAACAACCTGAAAACGGGATGGTGTTCAATTCCCTTCTGCATTCGTGATTATTGACTGATAAGGCTAGTGCTTGATTGATATAACTTACCTGTTCAACTCCGTTTTTCAGAACCAATAGATCCTACAAAGTAAATACGAAACCTTAGGGACCATTTCGAGAGAAATTTAAAACAGAATCAGTTATCACGCAACAACCAAGATTTTGAACAAGAAATAATGGGTTTTTTACCACAGCACCGGTGACAAGGATGTAAAAGTCCGTAGGCGCTTCGTTCTGCAGGATAACGTCTTCTTTCGGAGGAAAATATTCAGCTTTCATCTCAGAGACCTTGAGACATTGATTAACAACGATGTGTAAGGAATACAAATAACTAAAGAACAGAGTTTAGGACAAAAGTTTAGCATGTTCCTTGTGCGATTACCAGCTGAAAAAGCAAGTCGGTAGAAACACCGCGAAACAAGAAGACGTTGTCCACAAGAGAGTAGAAAAGATAATGTGAAATGCTCGACCGAATGGCTTTAGGAAGGGAATCGAGAGTCTCTTGCTGCTGCAGCCCTTCCGAATCAGTCCTGAACTTCAGACATAAATGTGCGAGCATCTGATCTTGTAGGCGGACAGGCAATTGGTTTCGAACAGCAAAACTCGAAGCAGCTTGAATGGTATCCCTCTAAACCAAGGAAAGATTAGCAAAGAAACTCAAAGCTAGTTGATTAGCGTAATAAGCAAGAAATTCACTCACAAATAGTCTAGTTCGGCTGGTTCGATGGACAACCAAGTTCGTCATGTTTCCGATCAAATATGCTATCAACCCAAGATTCAAGAGCATGTATAAAACGTCAAATGCCATCTCCCCTGTATTCACAGGATGAATATCACCATAGCCAACGGTAGTCAGTGTAGTGATAGACCAGTAAATTGATGTCACGTATCTACTCAACAAACTCTGTTCAGTGAAATTGTCTCCGAGTACTGCTCCAATCCATGTTCTTCCCGGATCATGATATCGTGCAGCAATAAGATAAATGAAGCATCCGGCGCAATGAACGATAAATAGCGTAACCTACAAAAAAAACATCCCGAGTTTCATCAATGCTGTATTACTAACAAGGAATTGTAACATAGTCCCGTTTGTTTCTCGTTGTACTCACGCAAACGAGTTTCGCGCACCTAACCCAAAAGTAGTTGTAGTTCTTGTCTTTCTCCAATCTGTTGAAAGCAAACAGCAAGTGACGATGCCGAATAAGAGGAGGCAAAATATACATGTTTCAACAATTATCCAACACTCATGTACCTCGAAAACATGGCACTAACTCTGCGGAGACGCCAAAGGCGAAGCATGTTGAATAAGCCATATGAACATAACGGCTTAGGGGAGATCTTCCGAGCAAGTTCGGATGGTATTGAGGATATAATGTCAAAAAGCAACCAGGACCTACCATACTTCCAAGCAATCTTCTTAGGATCATCAATAAATAAATAGGTAGCTTTATCAAGGTATGCAACAAAGAAGGTAAGAATGATATCCAAGGCAAAGAATCCATTAACAACGTTATCGGTAACCGAAAGTATCGGCCGCGGTTTATTAAGGAACCCGAACTCAAACGGCGACACCCAAGCAGTGTAAACAACTAGAATAACTAGAAAAGTCTGCCATATCCTGCAAGAACCaatttaaattgtataaatttcagTCACCATTTATTCCTTTTTATGCACCATCAAGTCCCATAGGAACCAACCCCTAAGATTCTTAGGTCTTCTTTAACCTTTAGAATTGCTTTAGTACTAAttgagacatttcatcaaacaccttGTAACAAGAATCAAAAGGACACCATTGAAACACTCACTTTTTTTTAATACTATAAAAACCAAACATTCAAACAACATGCAGTGAACAAAATAATACACTTTAAACAACAAAAAgtaattgttttaatattttggtGTAGAAACAATAAAGCTCTATTCACTACATAATCAACCTTAAGATCTTAAACTTTTAGAAGCATTAATGGGGTGTAAAAGAACAAATTAACACAAGATTATGAAAGTAAAACCAATAATATTCAACAATCTAGCTCAAGTAGTACCATAATTCACTTGAGAACCTTTAATAATAAAGGTTTTGAGATCAAACCTTAACATCTAGGTCAAGTAGTACCATATTCCACTCCGAGATCTTTTATATACTAGAGGCCTTGAGTTcaaaccttatcacatatactagTTTATGTTAATATCAAACTTATTGATGTACCTCTAGATCATATAAACTTCTAGAGCTATCGACAGAGCCAAATCACATCAACAATTATCAATCATATAATCATAATCTTTACTAATAACATCAAAATATTAATTAGAATAGAGATTTTGGGAAAGAATGCATTTAAGagtaataaataaaagtaaaagttaCCAAAATTGTAACAAAGATGTTAACTTTTGTAATCAAGTATGCCATTAATGCAAAATCTCTCCAACAAAATTCGAAACCAATGCTTTCATTTATCTTTTTTTTCTTGGAATAAGCAATGTTTTCACGAGATTCAATGTCGTGATTTTCCCAATAGGAATTTATTATACACATTCATGACCACCATGATCACCCAGTAGTAAAATACTTTAAAGTCAGCATTaaaacaaaagtaaaaaaaaaaaaaaacaaaaaaacaaaaaaacagagCTGAAAAACAATCAAACGAAGTATTCCACCATTAAAAcaacaacaaacaaacaaaacaaaaccCTGTttctgtttttgttttgtttcaataCCGGTAACGACGATCATAAGGAGAAACAATGAATCTTCTAAGCTTAACCCTACGATTACTTCGTGCACCAAGTGAAGGGAGTATCCCGGTGGATGAACTGTAATGGCTACTTTCCTTTGGTTCTACCTCTTCTTCTTCTTGTCCACACACTGATGATACTCGAAACATGCCTTTGTTTCTCAGATTATCCATATGAGCAAAAACAAGAGAGCTTGAAACCCTTTTATATATTTGTGGGCGTTGTGTTGTCTTCCCTTACTTGAAAACCATGTTGTGTCAGTGTTATCTGGTTCTCGTTTTGGTGTTTCACTTCATCTTACTCTCCTACTAGACGTCTACTTCTAGTAGTAATACTAATTAAGAAGATCCAAtcaacttttttttaatttttttaggaagtttttaacaaatatttataaaaatataattcttCTCAAcgattattatataataatttttaaaacaaattttcatataaaatatttatatttatataataaaatttaaaattgatcataattaaacaaaaaataaatttattttaattagattAGCCGTGATcggaaatttataaattaaaatcatCTCCAAAAATTATTAgggttttttttatattttcaagccaaattcatgtatgttattaatgttatataTAGTTATCTAAGTTTGGCACCACCTGAAATATTAGTTTCAAGTTGGATCCAAACCAGTTCATATTAATAAATGGCTCATCCGTGTTCATTTAAGTCTATTTATATTAGTCGATTGAGGTTTAATTCGATTAGCATTGATATTATTGTTGGTGTAGGAGGACATAAGTTCGAGCGCACTCAAACAtgtttatcctcctatttaaaggTTCAGGTGGGATTATGAATAATTCTAAGcattttatatgtataaaaaaaaaatctggCCATATTATTTATAAGGTAAACTATATTGATAGCCATTCAACTAtaagtaaatttctttttttgttaCTCTTAACTaatcaaatttttcttttttgttcatTAGTCATTAAATTACCAACGGAAGATAAATTGACAacttttaaaattggcataatagTATAACTTTAACACTTGATATTTATACATTGTGTCGATTTAATATTGATTCTAAAAAGaattaaccctcaacatttacacattgtgtaatCTGGTCTTTTTGTAGTTTTACTTTTCGTTATGACattgagggttaattttaaaagaatgagaaaaaaatgaaaattattttggatttatgggtatttttcattttggtatatgttcgAGTTGATAAAGTTGTTTTTTTAGCTTTTTAAGTAAAAATGtcacaaagaaaaacaaaagtgcAAAAAATATCAAAGTACACGATGTGTAAATGTTAAgggttaattttttttagaatctAGACTAAACCGACATCATGTATAATTGTTGAGagttaaaattactattttgttaaTTATGAAAGTTGTCATGTCATATTTTCATTAGCCATTTAACAACTAGTGACAAAAAAATCAATTTGTTGAATGAtcatcttgtaatttttataattaggtaactgaaaaaaaaatctattaatttaattaaatgattatcaatgtaatttaccctaatttatattaatatttataactttttagaataaataaaaatttaatttgggGTAATCAAAATTATTCTTTTTAAAATCATCACATGCATCGAATCTATAGACTTATATGAACCTTAAACAAATTTGGTACGAGCCAAACCCACCATTCCATGTTTAGCCTTCTAAAAATATATCTTCACCTACGTGACTAATGGTAACCCTATATTTTTGTTATGCGCCAGTTTTGCGGAGAGTTATTCTTATTAGGGGCAAAGATAGATAGAAAATTGTTTTTAAAAgggtaaaaaataaattataatttttgaagagtcaaaagtacaattttattattatactaatatGTTTAAGGGGCTAAATGATAAATCTACCATTTTGAGAGGGAGCCAAAGCCATTGTCTACCCCTTTGCTTGCACCTCTAATTCGAGTCTAGGGTAGATTATATTTGAGGTGTGCTATGATGTTTCGTAGTCAGTTGCAAATGAGGTGGTAGTTTCAGCGAAGGTTATGGTTTTGAGATTTTAAGTGTTCAAGCTCAAATCTCATTATGTGTATCTGTACATGCATGGGTTCTCACTTCAAATTTTAGTATGGATTCAAATCACATCACGTGTGAGCTCTATCCAAAtttatctctctctctctctctctctctatatatatatatatgaatgtattGATTGTTAATTAATTGTAGTTATATAGATATATTACTTGTAATTGCAAATTGTGATTGTACCTTGAAAAAAGGAGTGATAGTTCAAGAAAGATTAAAATATGCCATGGGTCTTTGTATTCTCCacaaatttggaatttagtctttatattttttatttttgagaatTTAGTCTCTCCGCTTTTCAGATTTCAAATTTTATGTCGAActgttaatataatattttttttgttaaatttattggtgtgacattttgaaataaaatatactCAGTAGCAATGTAACTATGATGtagtaatgaatttaaatttaacaaaatgattttaatagtgttaatgattaaacctaaattttgaaatttaaaaagtaaaggactaaattcttagaaataaaagtacaacaactaaattctaaatttatgaaaAGTAGAGAgacttatgatatattttaaccttcaataaattaaaaaaaagacaaaatcTTAACTTAGTTAACATTAttgttatttgaaaatttaaaggaCGTGTATTCAAACATATTAAATCGAGTAATAGCTTTCATTTTAAAGGactaaaaattatgaataatttaaaatttgtatCGATAAATTAAAAAGAGtaagattttattttgattttttttttttttttacctttcttTTCAATCAAAATGAACCATAGGCTTTTAATGGCTTAGATTCTGCCCTTTTCTTACCATTGAATTAGAAGGTCTCAAAAAAACAATACAGAAAGATGCAAAAGTTGAAGAAATAAGCCATTGAATGTGAAAGAAGGGATCAAATCACATGGATCACATGTAaagtaaataaatattataattttctttaaataattattattatttgctttaatttagaatttcattcattgttaatgaaaaattaataaagtaaaataaaattatcattcACTATATATAAAAAATGAGTTTATGTTAGGCTAAATAGGTAATATATGCCGATTTTTTTAATAGGTTAAATAGGCCCTTTTTTTCAAGATTCAGGGAAATAAGTCAATTTTGGAGAGTGTGTATGAAAGTGCGTTGGCAAGAAAGCTTGTCCAACTGAACGAGGTTTTCCTGACATGTCTGTAGTAAGCTCGTCCAGTctctctccaaaatcgatctattTTCTTAAATCTTTGAAAAAACgatctatttaaataattaaaaaattgacATATATTTCCTATTTAACCTTTATGTTAACTATTTAACAacaatatatttaattaaatcaaAAGGGTCACCAAACAAATGCTAACACATTCCTTATTTCTTAAGGAAAAAAATGAATTATTATGTCCATAACTTTTTTTAGGTAAATGTCCATGGTCTTAACATTACTAATTAACCATGATGGGTGTTTTATGGTAAATATTCCATTATATGATTAAAAATTAGTGGCTAAATAGAGATAGCAATTTCTGTTTGATGTCCACATGCGAGAATGGAACACACTTATAATCAATTGTTTATCTCTTCGAAAAGCACTCACGATAAGGAGATCAGTCATTGATGTTGTTAGAACTTGTGTTACTCGAATCTTGTcacttgttaaagaaataaatacaataACAAAACTAGGGGATCTATGTAGGGCTTAAGGCCGAGAGGCAAAGGCCCCCGCGATACAAACCAAACTGCACAAAtagaatccatatagaactatatTTATTCTATTTGATATCGATTAGAATAAgatttttcaacatttaaatagatgtttaaatacaaataaaatcctaataaattttatttttattagttaaacaaacaaattaaataaatttctaataattttagGAAGTTAatcttttaatttgatataattcgaTTTTCtcactattaaaatttaaaataaatttattaattttgatataaattcaaaaatttaattcaaaattaaacttaATCCAATCTAATATAATGTAATCATAAAAAccaataaattaaatttaaaaatcaaagaaaaacatACACCAATTGTTATAATTTTTAAACTGAGAATTTAACTGAAAAAACATACATCATTAAACCATACACATATTAAATACGAATGAAATATTATTATCATAAGGAAGTCTAATAACtactgtacaagcccaattttgggcccaatacCCAAAACCCCCAATTACAAACCAACCCCTAACTAAGCCCAAAAACCACTAAATCCCTAGCCCAAAACCCATCTACTAACCCACTAAGCCCAACAGTAACCtaaaaataccaaaaccaaaGAAATAGAAACCCTAGCCGCCAGCATGTGCTCCCCTCTGCTCCACCACCGACGCCTGCAAGtggcctctgctccaccaccgtTTACCTGCATCAATAAAGGAAAAAGAGACAGACAACAAAGAAGCAAGTTGTAAAAAATGCCTATAAGAGGCTGAATCCAAAACCATTGTAGAGATCGGCGTTTTTTTAATAAGAAATAACATTAGATTTGAAAAATACACAAAGCAAAGAACAGATCCAAGAATATCTAAGAAGCAAAAAAACAATCCAAACAGAGAGTCAATATCTAATAGCCCAAGGTGATTTCATTTAGTATCAtcgttattttctttcttttaacctattttactcaaaatacacatatattatagacatataaaatacaaaaaaaaagaggTAAAAAATATACTGAGGCGATTTTTGCCACGTGTACGGTGGTTTAACAAACAAGACGGCCATGGCCTCGGCTGATCGGCCGTGGCGATCGGCCCCGGCTGGAAATCGCCTCTCCCTCTctctcacctttttttttttctttagcactaaaatgaaatttttagaagttttaggcttttatagcctaCCAAAACGGCACTGCTTTGGTGCCTGTGCCAagacccaaaacgacgtcgttttgaagcGACCCGACCGATCCGACCCGCTCCACTCGGGATCGCGTGTTTTCGCTCTTAGGGATTAATTGCGGGGTCCTTCCGCTTTTCTATGATTTTCAATCGAGTTTTTcttgtattttaatttggccctataatttatttcactttccaatttagtctctcTTGGGTGCTGCGTTCGATCAAAAGGAATAATTGCTTCCACGGTCCCTCCGTGTTTGCGCACATTCAATTGGGTCCTTTTATTTTAAATTCCCCTTAACTTCATTGTTAATTCACTTTTGTCCATTTTTTActttttctcattattttattttagtcttAATATTATTCATACTATTCTATTTTATTACTGCtatcattattatattttatttattagcatggtattattattattattattacttagtattatatacatatatatcatatagtattattaatttgttttaatattattattttggttaatgtatttgATGACCTCATATgtattcttttaaaat
Above is a genomic segment from Gossypium arboreum isolate Shixiya-1 chromosome 8, ASM2569848v2, whole genome shotgun sequence containing:
- the LOC108468185 gene encoding potassium channel AKT1-like; translation: MDNLRNKGMFRVSSVCGQEEEEVEPKESSHYSSSTGILPSLGARSNRRVKLRRFIVSPYDRRYRIWQTFLVILVVYTAWVSPFEFGFLNKPRPILSVTDNVVNGFFALDIILTFFVAYLDKATYLFIDDPKKIAWKYGRSWLLFDIISSIPSELARKISPKPLCSYGLFNMLRLWRLRRVSAMFSRLEKDKNYNYFWVRCAKLVCVTLFIVHCAGCFIYLIAARYHDPGRTWIGAVLGDNFTEQSLLSRYVTSIYWSITTLTTVGYGDIHPVNTGEMAFDVLYMLLNLGLIAYLIGNMTNLVVHRTSRTRLFRDTIQAASSFAVRNQLPVRLQDQMLAHLCLKFRTDSEGLQQQETLDSLPKAIRSSISHYLFYSLVDNVFLFRGVSTDLLFQLVSEMKAEYFPPKEDVILQNEAPTDFYILVTGAVDLLVLKNGVEQVVGEAKEGDIFGEIGVLCYRPQLFTVRTKRLCQLLRLNRTTFLNIIQANVGDGTIIMNNLLQHLKDTDNPIMQGILKETENMLARGRMDLPLNLCFATLRGDDSLLHRLLKRGLDPNESDNNGRTALHIAASKGSENCILLLLYYGADPNYKDSEGIVPLWEALLGGHNKVAKLLKENGANINAGDVGHYACTAAEQNNLTLLKQIIYYGGDVTCPSHNGHTALHAAVCEGNIEIVKFLVEQGADINKPDVHHWTPSELAEQQGHEEIKAIFESSKELKTKTDQSSMFVPEKQFLGRFTSEPVIRPAPIDTSDGSCSQSRPRRRTNNFHNSLFGIMSAARNGEKGLLLSVNRNKGVTDSIVTSARVVISCPEIGHVHGKLIVLPGTFKEFIEIGAKKFGIFGAKVVTKEGVEIDDIDVIRDGDHLVFVTNDGHQ